Proteins co-encoded in one Pseudophryne corroboree isolate aPseCor3 chromosome 1, aPseCor3.hap2, whole genome shotgun sequence genomic window:
- the LOC134891988 gene encoding cell surface glycoprotein 1-like, translating into MTKRTCRSKRMCRTKKTLRTKRTRRNKRTRKTRWNQVEEEDPTDQEDVEDLSDQEDEEDPSDQEDEEDPSDQEDPRRFGPRGGRVPVGPKGQRGPIGPRGRVGPRETRIPVGLRGRGGPIGPRGPIGPRGQGGPIRPRGGGPVGPRGRRGPVGPRGPVGTRGRGRPVGTKRKRRTQPIKRMRRTHPTKRTPSDQEDEEDPSDQEDKEDLSDQEEEENPSDQEDEEDPSDQEDPSDQETEEDPSDQDDIEDPSDQNDTEDPSVQEDASDQEDKEDPSEQEDEEDPLDQEDTLDQKYPSDQEDEHPSDQEEEEHPSDQEEEEHPSDQEEVSDQEDKADPSDQEDVSDQEDKADSSDQEDPLDQRKRRTQSTKRMRRTHPTKRTPPDQEDEEDPSDQEDEEDLSDQEENPSDQEDEEDPSDQEDPTDQETEDDPSDQEDPSDQDDIEDPSDQEDPSDQNDAEDPSVLEDASDQEDKEDLSEQEDEEDPLDQEDTLDQEYPSDQEDEHPSDQEEEEHPSDQEEVSDQEDKADPSDVSDQEDKSDPSDQDPSVQEDKEDPSEQEDEEDPLDQEDPLDQEDEEDPSDQEDPSDQEDVEDPSDQEDVEDPSDQEDDEDPSDQEDLSDQEDPSDQKDVENPSDQEDDASDKEDKEDQSEQEDEEDPLDQEDPSDQEDLSDQEDPSDQKDVENPSDQEDVEDPSDQEDPSDKEEEDSSDQEDPSDLSYQEDEEDPSDQEDEEDPLDQEDREDSSDQEDEEDQLDQNDEEDPSVQEDVSDQEDASDQEDPSEQEDEEDPLEPRGKGGPNRPRGRPIGPRGRVGPRETRIPVGLRGPIGPRGPIGPRGQGGPVGPRGQGGPVGPRGGGPVGPRGPVGPRGRRGPVGPRGPVGTRGRGRPVGTKRKRRTQSTKRMRRTHPTKRTPPDQEDEEDPSDQEDEEDLSDQEENPSDQEDEEDPSDQEDPSDQETEDDPSDQEDPSDQDDIEDPSDQEDPSDQNDAEDPSVLEDASDQEDKEDLSEQEDEEDPLDQEDTLDQEYPSDQEDEHPSDQEEEEHPSDQEEVSDQEDKADPSDVSDQEDKADPSDQVNPSVQEDKDPSD; encoded by the exons ATGACGAAGAGGACCTGTCGGTCCAAGAGGATGTGTCGGACCAAGAAGACgcttcggaccaagaggacccgtcggaacaagaggacgagGAAGACCCGTTGGAACCAAGTGGAAGAGGAGGACCCAACCGACCAAGAGGACGTagaggacctgtcggaccaagaggacgaagaggacccgtcggaccaagaggacgaagaggacccatcggaccaagaggaccc AAGACGCTTCGGACCAAGAGGAGGAAGAGTACCCGTCGGACCAAAAGGacaaagaggacccatcggaccaagaggacgcgTTGGACCAAGAGAAACAAGAATACCCGTCGGACTAAGAGGACGAGGAGGACCCattggaccaagaggacccatcggaccaagaggacaagGAGGACCCATCAGACCAAGAggaggaggacccgtcggaccaagaggacgtagaggacctgtcggaccaagaggacccgtcggaacaagaggacgagGAAGACCCGTTGGAACCAAGAGGAAGAGGAGGACCCAACCGATCAAGAGGATGAGGAGGACCCAtccgaccaagaggaccccgtcagatcaagaggacgaggaggacccgtcagaccaagaggacaAGGAGGACTTGTCAGACCAAGAGGAAGAGgagaacccgtcggaccaagaggatgaggaggacccgtcggaccaggaggacccgtcggaccaagagaccgaagaggacccgtcggaccaagatgacatagaggacccgtcggaccaaaatgACACAGAGGACCCGTCGGTCCAAGAGGACGCGTCAgaccaagaggacaaagaggacccgtcggaacaagaggacgaggaggacccgttggaccaagaggacaCGTTGGACCAAAAatacccatcggaccaagaggacgagcacccgtcggaccaagaggaagaggaacacccgtcggaccaagaggaagaggagcacccgtcggaccaagaggaggtATCAGACCAAGAAGACAAagcggacccgtcggaccaagaggacgtgTCAGACCAAGAGGACAAAGCGGactcgtcggaccaagaggacccgttggaccaa AGGAAGAGGAGGACCCAATCGACCAAGAGGATGAGGAGGACCCATCCGACCAAGAGGACCCCGCCAGATCAAGAGGAcgaggaggacccgtcggaccaagaggacgaggAGGACTTGTCAGACCAAGAGgagaacccgtcggaccaagaggatgaggaggacccgtcggaccaggaGGACCCGACGGACCAAGAGACTGAAgatgacccgtcggaccaagaggacccatcggaccaagatgacatagaggacccgtcggaccaagaggacccgtcggaccaaaatgACGCAGAGGACCCGTCGGTCCTAGAGGACGCGTCAgaccaagaggacaaagaggacctgtcggaacaagaggacgaggaggacccgttggaccaagaggacaCGTTGGACCAAGAatacccatcggaccaagaggacgagcacccatcggaccaagaggaagaggagcacccgtcggaccaagaggaggtATCAGACCAAGAAGACAAAGCGGACCCGTCGGACGTGTCAGACCAAGAGGACAAatcggacccgtcggaccaa GACCCGTCAgtccaagaggacaaagaggacccatcGGAACAAGAGGACGAGGAggacccgttggaccaagaggacccgttggaccaagaggacgAGGAGGACCCGtctgaccaagaggacccgtcggaccaagaggacgtagaggacccgtcggaccaagaggatgtagaggacccgtcggaccaagaggacgatgaggacccatcggaccaagaggacctgtcggaccaagaggacccgtcagaccaaAAGGACGTAgagaacccgtcggaccaagaggac GATGCATCAGacaaagaggacaaagaggaccagtcggaacaagaggacgaggaggacccgttggaccaagaggacccgtcggaccaagaggacctgtcggaccaagaggacccgtcagaccaaAAGGACGTAgagaacccgtcggaccaagaggacgtagaggacccatcggaccaagaggacccgtcggacaaaGAGGAGGAGGactcgtcggaccaagaggacccatcggacctgTCGTACCAAGAGGAcgaagaggacccgtcagaccaagaggacgaagaggacccgttggaccaagaggacaGAGAGGACTCGTCGGACCAAGAAGATGAAGAGGACCAGTTGGACCAAAATGACGAAGAGGACCCGTCGGTCCAAGAGGATGTGTCGGACCAAGAAGACgcttcggaccaagaggacccgtcggaacaagaggatgaGGAAGACCCGTTGGAACCAAGAGGAAAAGGAGGACCCAACCGACCAAGAGGAC gacccatcggaccaagaggacgcgTTGGACCAAGAGAAACAAGAATACCCGTCGGACTAAGAGGACCCattggaccaagaggacccatcggaccaagaggacaaggaggacccgtcggaccaagaggacaaggaggacccgtcggaccaagaggaggaggacccgtcggaccaagaggacccgtcggaccaagaggacgtaGAGGAccagtcggaccaagaggaccagtcggaacaAGAGGACGAGGAAGACCCGTTGGAACCAAGAGGAAGAGGAGGACCCAATCGACCAAGAGGATGAGGAGGACCCATCCGACCAAGAGGACCCCGCCAGATCAAGAGGAcgaggaggacccgtcggaccaagaggacgaggAGGACTTGTCAGACCAAGAGgagaacccgtcggaccaagaggatgaggaggacccgtcggaccaggaggacccgtcggaccaagagactGAAgatgacccgtcggaccaagaggacccatcggaccaagatgacatagaggacccgtcggaccaagaggacccgtcggaccaaaatgACGCAGAGGACCCGTCGGTCCTAGAGGACGCGTCAgaccaagaggacaaagaggacctgtcggaacaagaggacgaggaggacccgttggaccaagaggacaCGTTGGACCAAGAatacccatcggaccaagaggacgagcacccgtcggaccaagaggaagaggagcacccgtcggaccaagaggaggtATCAGACCAAGAAGACAAAGCGGACCCGTCGGACGTGTCAGACCAAGAGGACAAagcggacccgtcggaccaagtgaacccgtcggttcaagaggataAGGACCCGTCAGACTAA